Below is a genomic region from Anoxybacillus flavithermus.
ACGGAAGCGCCAAGTGCAGTTAGCGAAGAGCAATTAGAAGAATTACATTTGCGAATCAAAGACGTTCAAAAAGTAGACTAAATTTGTAACGTTGCAAATACGTTCGAAGTGTGCTAACATACAAGTAACAACAAGTCCTGATGTGTTTGTCGTATCACCTATTGTTTTGACCGAACAATGTGTGATACGGGAGCCCGGGTTTTCAGGTGGCGTACATGCCTCATTTACATAGAGAGGACGTACATAAGCTTGAAACAGGGCACCCACCTGTGAGAGAGCGGGTTCAAAACAAAGGCCATCAGCGACGGCACGATTGGGACTTAGGAAACAAAAACGAATAAAGCCTTGACGTAAAGAACATGCTTTACGTTGAGGCTTTTTTTGTGCCATAATGCATGTATATCCGATTGAAATACTTACATATGGGAGGCAAAACATGTTACATCAATTTTCTCGTAACGAACTTGCGATCGGAAAAGAAGGATTAAAGCGACTAAGTGAAAGTACTGTTGCGATTCTCGGTATCGGTGGCGTCGGTTCGTTCGCCGTCGAGGCACTTGCTCGCTCGGGTGTGGGGCGTCTTATTTTAATCGATAAAGATGATATTGACATTACAAACGTCAATCGCCAAATTCATGCGCTGTTATCGACGGTTGGGCGTCCGAAAGTAGAAGTGATGAAAGAGCGCATCGCAGACATTAATCCAGCATGCGAAGTCATTGCGTTAAAAATGTTTTATACAGAAGAGACGTATGAACAAATTTTTTCGTACGATATTGACTACGTCATTGATGCATCCGATACGATTTCGTATAAAATTCATTTAATGAAACAATGTTTAGAACGAAACATCCCAATTATTTCAAGTATGGGAGCGGCAAATAAAATGGATCCGACCCGTTTTCGCATTGCTGATATTTCAAAAACGCATACGGATCCGATTGCAAAAGTTATTCGCACAAGATTGCGGAAAGAAGGAATTAAAAAAGGCATTACCGTTGTTTTCTCGGATGAAAGCCCAATTGTCATTCGCGAAGACGTGCGAAAAGAAGTAGGAAATGATGAGGCAACCATTCGTAAGGCAAAAATGCCGCCATCATCGAATGCGTTTGTTCCATCGGTTGCTGGCCTCATCATGGCTGCACATGTCGTACAACAATTATTAAAAGATATTCCGATCCAACGTGTCGATCAACAATGAGCGCAAAGGGAACTCCTTTGCGCTTTTTTACAGCACATTATTAGTTGCAAAGGAGAAGAAATTGAATTATAGTGAAATTGTGACTGTATGGTCGTAAAAAAACGACTAATTGGTCATATTTCAAGAAAGAAAGGAAGAGCGAAATGAACTTTTTAACGAGGTTTAGTTTAAAAAACTCCGTCGCTGTATTTATCATCTCATTTCTACTCATATTAGGCGGACTATATTCATTTTCTTCTTTAAAAGTTGACTTGTTGCCAAATATTGAGTTTCCACAATTGTCTGTGGAAGTCATTTATCCGGGCGCTTCACCAGAAGATATGAATGAGCAAGTGACGACAAAGTTAGAAGAAAAGTTCAAAGGAGTGGAAGGGGTAAAGAAGCTCCAGAGCACATCGTTTGAAAGTATTTCTATTATTAACTTAGAGTTTCCGTTCAACACGGATATGGAAGAAGTGGAACGGCAAGTTGAATCATTAATGAAAGAGGCAAATTTACCTGAAAACGTGCAGACGAAAGTGAATCGTTTCTCGTTTGGTACGTTCCCGATTTATAATATTTCTTTATTTGCAAAAGGGGATACGAACGTACAACAGCTGTTGGATGATACAATTATTCCAGAGTTGAAAAAAATTAATGGCATTAACTCCATTTCTGTCGGTGGGATGGAAGAAGACATTGTTCAAATTACAATTGATAAACAAAAAGCGTTGCAATACGGCTTAAGCTTAACGCAAATTAAAGAACAAATTAACGAAAAGTTTTTAGCGTTCCCTGCCGGAAACGTTCAAACAGAAACGGTACAAATTCCGATTCGCGTACAACAAAAAATTGAAACGATTAAACAACTTGAAGATTTACCGTTGTCTTCTCCGCTGATGAACGCATCACCGGGAGCACCAGCAAGCGGACAGCAAGCTCCAACAAAAATTACGTTGAAAGATGTAGCGACGATTGAAGCAGTGACAGACCAAGGAGAAATTACGCGCTACAACTTACAACCATCTTTATCGATGGCGATTACGAAAAAGCAAGATGCGAACACGGTTGAAGTGGCGGACAAAGTGATCAACGTACTTGACAAATATAAGGACAAAATAGACTATGCAATAGGATTTGATTCTGCTGAAGGAATTAAAAAGTCTGTCGAAACGCTCGTGCGTGAAGGATTGCTTGGGGCATTGTTTGCCTCCATTGCGGTGCTCGTCTTTTTACGAAACGTGCGTGCCACAATCATTGCCATTGTTTCCATTCCACTTTCGTTATTAGTCGCATCTATTTTCTTACAGCGGATGGATATTTCTTTAAACATTATGACGTTAGGTGGAATGGCAGTTGCAGTCGGGCGAGTAGTTGACGACAGCATCGTTGTCATTGAAAACATTTTCCGTCGCGTGCGTAAGTCAAAAACCGGGATGACAGATGAACTTGTCGAAGACTCGACGAAAGAAATTTTAAAGGCAATTACATCGTCAACCATTACAACTGTCGTTGTCTTTTTACCGCTCGGTCTCGTTGGTGGCGTGACAGGCGAGTTTTTCTTACCATTTGCGTTAACGATTGTGTTTTCGCTTTTAATGTCGCTCGTTGTGGCCATTACAATCGTTCCAATTTTAGCGAAGTTTTCGTTTAAAAAAGTGCCGCCAGAAGAAAAAGAAGGTGCGTTGCAACGAGCTTACGGTAAAGCGATTGAATGGGCGCTCGATCATAAGAAAATTGTCTTGTTTTTGTCTGTTTTATTGCTCGGTGGCTCATTCGCTATCGTACCGAAGTTAGGTTTCACATTTATTCCGAACGAAGAACAAAAATCATTAATTGCTGCAGTCGAACTTCCATCGTCTACGTCATTGGAAAAGACGAACGATGTATCGTTGAAAATTGAAAATATGTTTGCTTCGATGAAGGAGATTGAAGAAGTCACTGCAGGAATTGGTAGCCGTGATTTCCGTAGCGGATTAAAGCGGAAAAACCAAGCGAACTACTTTATTACGTTGAAAGAAGACACGAACGTGAGCACGTTCATTAAAAAGTTAGAAAAAGAAATGGAAACAATCGCTAATGAGGAAGTAAAAGGTGCAAAAGTCGGCGTTCAAGAATTGCAATCTGGTGGACCGCCGTCAAACAATAACGTGAATATTGACTTGTACTCGACCGACTTAAATGCATTACAACAAGCGGCGAAAGATGTAGAAGCGTACTTAAAAACGCGCGATGATTTGAAATATGTTACAAATAACTTTACAGATAAACAAAAACAAGTAGTCGTTAACATCGACACGAACAAAGCAATGGAATACGGTGTATCAGGCTTTCAAATTCTCGGTACAATCGCCGATCAAACTCGTCCGGTTCAAGTCGGCACGTTGACGTTAGACGATGAAGAACGGACAGTACAATTGTCATATGACAAACAAATGACATCGATCGAAGAGTTAGAAAACACACTTATTTTCACAAAGTTCGGACCAGTGCCAGTAAAACAATTGGCAGACGTGCAAGAAGTCGATACATTTACATCCATTCAAAAACTTGATGGAAAAGTGTTTGCACGTGTGTCTGCTCAAGTCGTTGGTGACAACATTCAAAAAGTGACACAAGATGTCATCAATGCCGTGAAAAAAGAAATTGATTTACCAAAAGACGTCTCACTCGAAGGCGGTGGCGGAAGCGATGAAACAGTAGAAACGTTCCAACAGCTCGGTTTAGCGATGATTGTAGCGATTGGGCTTGTGTATATTACAATGCTCATTACATTTGGAAAAGCACGCATTCCGTTCATTATTTTATCATCGCTTATATTCGTTCCAATCGGTTCGTTGCTCGGCTTGTTTATTGCGAATGAACCAATGTCCGTCAGCGTCATGATCGGTTTATTAATGCTCATTGGAATTGTGACAACGAATGCGATCGTTCTCGTTGACCGCATCGGACAAAATCGTGAGCAAAAAGGAATGACGATTCGTCAAGCGCTTATTGAAGCAGGTAAAACGCGGTTACGTCCGATTTTAATGACAGCATTTGCGACGGTGGCCGCACTCATTCCGCTTGCGTTGACGAAATCATCGGGAACGCTCATTTCTAAAGGGTTAGCGATTACGGTCATTGGTGGATTGACGTCATCAACGTTATTGACGTTAATTCTCGTTCCTGTTGTATACGAACTATTTTTCTTCCGACAAGCGAAAAAAGAACGACAAGCATAATTGGAGACAGGCTGGCTGAAATTCGGTCAGCCTGTTGTGTTATAATAAAACGAGAAACGAACAGTAAGGATGGGGCCTCATGAGCAGAAAAGAGCAAATTATTGAAGTCGCAATGAAACTATTTGCTGAAAAAGGATATCATGCGACAACGATGCAAGAAATTGCTGAACATAGTCAGTTAGCCAAAGGATCATTATACAACTACTTTAAGTCAAAAGAGGAAATTGTGCTGTCCATTTTTCAATACCATTACGATCAGCTGTTTCAACAATTTGCACGTATCGCTTCTGATCGATCGTTGACAGCACGTGAAAAATTTTTAAGACAACTTTCTTTGCAAATTGAAGCGTTTGAACAGCATAAAGAAATTGTACAAATGCATATGGGCGATCATGCACAAAAAGTTAGCGAAGACGTTCACGCGCTTGTTTTGCGCATTCGTTCCCATTTATTTGACTGGTACGTTCAATCACTTATCGATGTATACGGGGAACGTATTCGTCCGTATGTGCTTGATTGTGCCATCATGTTAAATGGCGTGTTAAAAGAATATTTATTTTTTGCTCTGTTTGAACAAAAGTCGTTTCCTTTTCAACGATTAGCCCCTTTTTTAATCGACCGGCTTGATGCGCTTGTCGATAGTTTACAGCACGACATGCCATTGCTAAGCCACGATGCCCAAGCAGAAAAAACACGTGCCCTTGCGCTTATTGAGGAGATGATTGAAGAAGCAGGCGATCATCATATCGTGGAGCTACTCAAACAGTTAAAAACAGAAATACAACGGGATGACCCGAGAAAAGCGATTGTTGATGCGTTTCTTTTATATTTACAACAAAGCCATATGCGCCAATTTGTTCCTGCCTTACGTGCAGCGTTAGCATTGTGAGGTGAGAAAACGATGTTGTTTGCTCAAGAGCCGCTTGCTTATCGTATGCGCCCGCGTACGATTGATGAAGTCATCGGACAAGACGATGTTATCGGTTCACATACAGCGCTATATCGAATGATTAAAAATGGTTATGTGCCATCGTTATTGCTTTACGGACCGCCTGGCGTCGGGAAAACATCGCTTGCTTATGCGATCGCTGGAACGGTACAACGTCCGTTTTATATGCTCAATGCGACGACGGCAGGAAAAAAAGAAATGGAAGAAATAGTGGCGGATGCTCGCTTTGAAGGCAACGTCATTTTATTTATTGATGAAATTCATCGTTTCACAAAAGCGCAACAAGATTATTTATTACCACATGTTGAAAGCGGTTTGATTACCCTCATTGGTGCGACGACAGAAAATCCATTTCATTCGATTAATCCGGCTGTTCGCAGTCGCTTAGGACAAATAAAACAGTTGCAGCCATTAACAAAAGAGAAGACGCTCGCATTATTGCATCGCGCTTTAGCCGATCGTGAACGAGGATTAGGCGATTGGCATATTGACATTAGCGATGAGGCGCTTTCGATCATTGCTGAAGGAGCAAACGGAGATGGGCGTGCAGCATTGACGATTTTGGAGGAAGTCGTATATGCAACGAAACAAAGGGATCAATATGCTGTTGTGGATGTGCAAACTGTTTTGTTTTGTGTAGAAAACAAGGCGCTAACGTATGATAAACAAGGAGATACGTATTATTCTTTACTTTCCGCTTTTCAAAAAAGTATTCGCGGCAGTGACGTAGATGCTTCGCTTCACTATTTAGCAAGGCTTCTTGAAGGTGGCGATCTTACCGCTGTTTGCCGTCGCCTTGCAGTCATTGCTTATGAAGATATTGGATTAGCCAATCCACTAATCGGTGTGAAGGTGATGAGCGCGATCGAAGCCGCAGAGCGTCTCGGTATGCCGGAAGCACGCATTCCGCTTTCAGTCGTGACGATTGACATGTGTTTATCACCGAAATCAAATAGTGCATATAAAGCGATCGACCAAGCGCTTATAGATGTGCGAAACGGAAAAGGACAATCGATTCCGCTTCATTTGCAAGATGCTCACTATGCGGGGGCGAAACATCTTGGACGCGGAATAGGGTATAAATATCCACACGATTATCCATACGGTTGGGTGGCACAACAATACTTGCCCGATGATTTAATCGGAGTGCAATATTATCAACCGAAACAAAACGGCGAAGAAAAGCAACTCGCTTCCGTCTATGAGCGGCTCAATGAACGAAAAAAGCAGTAACGTTCCTCTGTTTCGTATTTTTATGTTATAATGGCTTGTGTTTCTTTTGACAGTGAATGAGGGGATGATTCGTTTGAAAATATCTACAAAAGGTCGATACGGTTTAACGATTATGATTGAGTTGGCGAAACGATATGGAGAGGGACCGATTTCATTAAAATCGATCGCTCAAACGAATAATTTGTCGGAGCACTATTTAGAACAACTCATTTCCCCATTGCGAAACGCTGGTTTGGTGAAAAGCGTTCGCGGAGCGTATGGCGGTTACATTTTAGCAGATGAACCATCAAAAATTACTGCGGGCGATGTTATTCGTGTGTTGGAAGGGCCGCTTCAAGTCGTTGAAGAACTAGAAGATGAAGAACCAGCGAAACGTGAATTATGGATGCGCATTCGCGATGCGGTAAAAGAAGTGTTAGATAGCACAACGCTTGAAGACTTAGCAAGCCATACCGACGACCACGGTGATGCATATATGTTTTATATCTAGGAAAGGAGAATGTATTTGGAGCGCATTTATTTAGACCACGCAGCAACGTCTCCTGTTCATCCGCAAGTTGTGGAGGCAATGGTACCTTACATGACAACATATTTTGGCAACCCATCAAGCATTCATTCATTCGGTCGTGAAACGCGACGTGCCCTTGATGAAGCGAGGGAGACCATTGCTAAAACGATTGGGGCAAAAGCGAACGAAATCATTTTTACAAGCGGTGGAACAGAGGCGGATAATTTAGCGATCATTGGTGTGGCAATGGCGAATCGCGAGAGAGGACGACACATCATTACAACGTCTGTCGAACATCATGCTGTATTAAAAACATGCAAATATTTACAGAAACAAGGGTTTGATGTGACATACTTACCTGTGGATGAGCATGGCATCATTTCTGTTGAACAGCTAAAAAGCGCTTTGCGCGACGATACGGTTCTTGTCTCTATCATGTTTGGCAACAACGAAACAGGTGTGTTGCAACCAATTCATGATATTGGTCAATTGCTTCGTGACCACGATGTGTATTTTCATACAGATGCAGTACAAGCGTATGGTCTCGTTCCGATTGATGTGCACGAACTCGGCATCGATTCACTTTCCGTATCTAGCCATAAAATTAACGGACCAAAAGGAGTCGGCTTTTTATATGTGCGTGAAGGGGTTCGTCTGACGCCACACATATACGGCGGAGAACAAGAAAGAAAACGACGTGCAGGGACAGAAAACGTACCCGGTATTGTCGGATTGCAAAAAGCAGCTGAACTCGCACAACAAACGATGTCTGAAAAACGAGCGTTATATGAACAGTTTCAACGTATCATGTTGACGACATTTGAACGAGAAGGCATTGATTACGCGGTGAACGGTCATGAAACAAATCGTTTGCCACATGTATTAAATGTGGCGTTTTTCGGAACAAATGTAGAAGCATTGCTTGTCAATTTAGATTTAGCGGGCATTGCCGCCTCAAGCGGCTCGGCGTGTACGGCTGGCTCCATTGATCCGTCACATGTGTTAGTGGCGATGTACGGAAATGAATCGGATCGCATTCGTTCTTCTGTTCGTTTTAGCTTTGGATATGGAAATACGTTGGAACAAGTCGAACGAGCAGCATATGATATTGCCAAAATTGTAAAACGGCTAACAAAAGCGTGAAAGGAGGGAAAATAATGGCGAGAGTTGTTGTTGGAATGTCTGGTGGGGTCGACTCATCTGTTGCCGCCCTTTTATTAAAACAACAAGGGTACGATGTCATCGGCATTTTTATGAAAAACTGGGACGACACCGACGAAAACGGGGTATGTACCGCAACGGAAGATTACGAAGATGTTGTGCGTGTGTGCAACCAAATTGGTATTCCGTATTATGCGGTCAACTTCGAAAAGCAATACTGGGAAAAAGTATTTACGTACTTTTTAGACGAATATAAAGCAGGGCGTACGCCAAATCCAGATGTGATGTGCAATAAAGAAATTAAGTTTAAAGCATTTTTAGAACATGCGATGGCGCTCGGAGCGGACTATTTAGCGACAGGACATTATGCCCGCGTTGCCTATCGCGATGGAGAATACCAATTGTTGCGCGGGTTAGATGCAAATAAAGATCAAACGTATTTTTTAAATCAGCTCGGACAAGCCCAATTATCGAAAGTGTTGTTTCCAATCGGCGAATTACAAAAGTCCAAAGTGCGTGAAATCGCCAAAGAAGCGGGACTTGCGACAGCAGGAAAAAAAGATAGTACCGGCATTTGTTTTATCGGTGAACGCAATTTTAAACAGTTTTTAAGCAATTATTTACCTGCACAGCCGGGCGAGATGCAAACGCTCGATGGAGAAGTAAAAGGTACGCACGATGGCTTAATGTACTATACGATCGGACAACGCCACGGACTTGGTATTGGTGGTAGCGGAGAGCCTTGGTTCGTTGTTGGGAAAAATTTAAAAGACAACATTTTATACGTTGCACAAGGATTTGATAACGAATTGCTTTATTCTGATGCAATTATTGCAACGAACGTCAATTGGGTCAGCGATCGAAAACCGAATGAACCGATTGCTTGTACAGCGAAATTCCGTTATCGTCAACCAGATGTACCGGTGACAGTAGAAATGATTGATGAAACGACGGCACGCGTATCATTTAGCCAACGCGTACGCGCAGTTACGCCGGGGCAAGCGGTCGTTTTCTACAACGGTGAACAATGTCTCGGTGGCGGAACGATCGATCAAGTCTTTCGCAACGGTGAAAGATTGACATACGTTGGCTAACCTTCAACTCAACAGACGAGTTGAAGGCTTTTTTGTTATAATATGCATATGAGGTGATGGCGATGGATTACAACGCACAAGGCATTCAATATATGCAGCAAGGACAATATGAAGAAGCGGTTAAATGTTTTCATGAAGCGATTGAACGACAACCGAACGATCCTGTTGGCTACATTAATTTTGGAAACGTATTAGCAGCTGTCGGTGAAGAAGAAAAAGCGATTCGCTTTTTCCATAAAGCACTTGAACTTGATGAAAAAGCAGCGACCGCTTATTACGGACTCGGATCCATTTATTACAATCGCCAACAATTTGAACGAGCGAAAGAACAATTTGAACGGGCGATTCGAGTCGGATTAGCAGATGGCGATGTGTTTTTTATGCTTGGCATGTCGCTTATGTACTTAGAGCAACCACGTTTAGCGCTACCATATTTTCAGCGGGCAGTAGAATTAAACGAGCGCGATGTCGAAGCGACATTTCAGCTCGGGCTTTGTTTTGCACAACTACAGTTCGTGGATGAGGCGATGACATATTTTGAACGGACGATTCATTTAAACGATCAACATGCAGATGCGTATTACAATTTAGGTGTCGCATATGCATACAAAGACGATCCGAAAACGGCATATGAGATGTTTGAAAAGGCGCTGGCTATTCAACCGGATCATTTGTTAGCAGGTCATGGGAAAAAGCTGATGGAACGCGCATTGCAATAACAAAGGGGGAGATGGCGTTGCAACAACAGTTAGACTTAGACGGACGATCGTTTATTAAAGGCGTCCATGTCGGTACCATTTTTCATAACGAAGACAATTTATATTCAGTTATTCGTGTACGCGTGGAAGAAACAAATGAAGCGCATATAGAAAAAGACGTTGTTGTGACAGGCTATTTCCCTTTGCTCGGTGAGTATGATACGTATACGTTTTTCGGCGCATTTAAAGAACATCCGCGCTTTGGAAAACAATATGTTGTTGATCATTTTCGAAAAGAGTTTCCTGAAACGAAAGAAGGAGTGATTCAATATTTATCGGGCGGCATGTTTAAAGGAATCGGGAAAAAAACAGCAGCCGCGATCGTAGAAACGTTAGGTGAGCGAGCGATTTCAAAAATATTAGAAGATCCCGATGTGCTTGCGAACGTACCGAAGCTAACAAAAGCAAAAGCAAAGCAGTTGTATGAGACGTTGCGCGAACATGAAGGATTAGAACAAATTATGATTGCTTTATCGCAATTTGGGTTTGGACCTCAATTATCGATGAAAATTTATCAAGTGTACAAAGATGAAACGTTACAAATCATTCGCACAAATCCATATCAACTTGTCGAAGACGTTGAAGGAATTGGATTTGGTCGCGCTGATGATCTCGGCTTACAGCTCGGTATTTCGGGCAATCATCCGGATCGCATTCGGGCAGGTTGTTTATACGTCATGGAGCAACATTGCATGCAAGAAGGACATGTGTATATGACGTATGAACAGCTCCTTACAGAAGTGAAACAATTATTAGAGGCGAAACGGCAAGAAGCCGTTGAAGTTGCTTGCATTTCCCGCGAAATGATCCATTTATCTGAAGAAGGAAAGCTAATTGTGGAAGAAGATCGTTTTTACATCCCTTCCTTGTATTTTGCAGAAAAAGGTATCGTGTCAAACGTGAAGCGGCTGCTTGAGCAAAAGGGCATGACTACGTTTTCTGAAGCGGAATTTTTACTGGCGCTCGGTGAATGGGAAGAAGAAGCAAACATTCAATATTCGCAAAAACAAAAAGAGGCGATTCAACAAGCCCTTTGTTCCCCGTTGTTTATTTTAACAGGCGGACCAGGGACAGGAAAAACGACGGTCATTAACGGCATTGTTCATTTGTTCGCTAAATTGCATGGGCTGTCGCTTGATCCGACGAGCTATGATACGGACGAGCCTTTTCCGATTTTACTTGCTGCTCCAACCGGACGTGCAGCGAAGCGCATGACGGAATCGACAGGTTTGCCGGCAATGACGATTCATCGTTTGCTCGGCTGGAGTGGTGACGGGTTTCAACGCGGGGAAGACGAACCGATTAACGGAAAGTTGTTAATTGTCGATGAAATGTCCATGGTCGATACGTGGCTAGCGAATCAGTTATTAAAGTCTGTTCCATCATCCATGCAAGTCATTTTCGTTGGCGATGAAGATCAATTGCCGTCCGTCGGACCAGGACAAGTGCTGAAAGACTTGCTTCGCGCAAACGTCATTCCGACCGTTCGCTTGACAGACATTTATCGTCAGGCAGAAGGTTCGTCGATCATTTCCCTTGCTCATGCGATTAAAGATGGAAACATCCCTCACGATTTGACGTTTCCACAAAAAGACCGCTCATTTATTCGTTGCACGGGCGGACAAGTCGTTGACGTCGTAAAAAAAGTAGCTGAAAACGCAAAACAAAAAGGATATCGCGCAAAAGACGTTCAAGTGCTCGCGCCGATGTATCGTGGTCATGCAGGAATTGATCGATTAAACGAAACGTTGCAACAGCTATTTAATCCAAAACAGGATAATAAACGAGAGCTTACGTTTGGTGATGTTGTTTATCGCGTAGGCGATAAAGTGTTGCAGCTAGTCAATCAGCCGGATGAAAATGTGTTTAATGGGGACATCGGTGAGATCGTTGCAATTTTTTATGCCAACGAAAACGTAGAAAAACAAGATCTCGTTGTCGTTTCGTTTGATGGAAACGAAGTGACATACCCAAAACAAGAATTGAATCAAATTACGCACGCCTACTGTTGTTCGATTCATAAATCGCAAGGAAGCGAATTTCCGATCGTCATTTTGCCTGTTGTAAAAAGTTATTATCGCATGTTAAGGCGCAATTTATTGTACACAGCTATTACGCGCAGTAAGCAATATTTAATTTTATGCGGTGAAGAAGAAGCGTTCCAGCTTGGGGTCATGCGAACAGATGACGGAACGAGACAAACGACATTGTACGAAAAATTAACAAATCAGGCGTGTTGATTAACCAGTAATATCCATAAAAAACATAGAAAAAAGAGCACCTTTCCTGTAGAATGTAAGTAACAACACAAACAAACCTAGGAGGTGCTCTCTATGCACAAGCATACCACACTCCCAAATTTGATGCAAAAAATTGTTTCTGATGAAGATCTCCAGTCGATTACCGAAGCCGTTGGCTACCATGACACTTCGCGGACGTTTACGGTGCGCACGTTGGTTGATTTTTTTCTGCTGGCGGCACTTCACGAATGGAAAAGTTTCCGTCATGGTGCCGATGTGGCGAAAATGTACGGATTGCCGACGTTTCATTACTCGACGGTTTCTAAGAAAGCGAAAGAAGTTCCGTACGAGGTGATGAAGCGCTTATTTGCTTTGGTTGTTTCTAAGTGCAATCGCCAAACCCGCCGTTCGCTTCGCTTTCCAAAAGCATTGCGTATAGTAGACTCCACGACCGTCACCGTGGGGAAAAACCGCCTGACATGGGCACCCTATCATGGGGAACGATCCGGAGTGAAAATGCACGTCGCGTATTCCCCTGAGCAACAAATGCCGAGCGACATCGTAGAAACCGTAGGGTTGCGCCACGATGGACCGGTGGGAGAGCGGCTCACAGACGTACAAACGGTTCTTGTCGAAGATCGAGCGTACTTTAAAATTGAACGCCTCGATCGGTTTGTCGAACAGAAGCAACCGTTTGTGATTCGGATGAAAGACAATGTCGAGATCCATCAAAAAAAGAGCCTAAAGCGCCTTTCTTCCTCCTCTTCTTCTATTGTGGCGGATTTTACTTGCCGGTTAGGAACGAAACAATGTCGCTCCAAAAAGCGCCATCGCGTCGTGATCTTTCAGGATGCGAACGAGCATGAAATCCATGTGGTCACGAACGTCTTAGAGGCATCGGCGGAAAAGATTGCCGAGATGTATCAAGAACGTTGGACAGTGGAAGTGTTTTTCCGATGGATCAAGCAATATCTAAACGTTCCGACCTTATTTGGCACCAACGAGCATGCGGTATACAACCAACTTTTTGCGGCATTTATCGCTTATGTGTTACTGAGATGGCTATATCATCGAACGGAAAAACGGACAACCTCGTCCCTTACCTTTCTTTCGTTTGTCCGTCGTTTTTTCTCTGGGCAACTTCCTCTCGAATGGAAATCCGAGATGGCAGCTGTCTTATTTGAGTATGCCCGAATATATGGGAGGAGTATGCCTAATTTTGGATAATCAACAGCCGTGTTAACAAATACTATTTCGCACGAGCAACAGCTGCTTCCGATGGAAGATGCAAACATCGGAATGGAAGGTGTTACCCCGTATGACTTTATGGAAAATGACGTAACATAATGACGGACACACATATTGGCACGCTCCTTCTTTCCGTGACGTATGTTTACGTAAAAAAATGACAAAGATAGAAGAAAAAATAAAGAGGAGTGTGTCCTTTATGTTAAAGTGTCCGAATTGTCAAAGTAAAGATTTAGGAAAAATCGGCGTTAATCAGTATTAT
It encodes:
- a CDS encoding IS4 family transposase, whose amino-acid sequence is MHKHTTLPNLMQKIVSDEDLQSITEAVGYHDTSRTFTVRTLVDFFLLAALHEWKSFRHGADVAKMYGLPTFHYSTVSKKAKEVPYEVMKRLFALVVSKCNRQTRRSLRFPKALRIVDSTTVTVGKNRLTWAPYHGERSGVKMHVAYSPEQQMPSDIVETVGLRHDGPVGERLTDVQTVLVEDRAYFKIERLDRFVEQKQPFVIRMKDNVEIHQKKSLKRLSSSSSSIVADFTCRLGTKQCRSKKRHRVVIFQDANEHEIHVVTNVLEASAEKIAEMYQERWTVEVFFRWIKQYLNVPTLFGTNEHAVYNQLFAAFIAYVLLRWLYHRTEKRTTSSLTFLSFVRRFFSGQLPLEWKSEMAAVLFEYARIYGRSMPNFG
- a CDS encoding tRNA(5-methylaminomethyl-2-thiouridine)-methyltransferase, producing MARVVVGMSGGVDSSVAALLLKQQGYDVIGIFMKNWDDTDENGVCTATEDYEDVVRVCNQIGIPYYAVNFEKQYWEKVFTYFLDEYKAGRTPNPDVMCNKEIKFKAFLEHAMALGADYLATGHYARVAYRDGEYQLLRGLDANKDQTYFLNQLGQAQLSKVLFPIGELQKSKVREIAKEAGLATAGKKDSTGICFIGERNFKQFLSNYLPAQPGEMQTLDGEVKGTHDGLMYYTIGQRHGLGIGGSGEPWFVVGKNLKDNILYVAQGFDNELLYSDAIIATNVNWVSDRKPNEPIACTAKFRYRQPDVPVTVEMIDETTARVSFSQRVRAVTPGQAVVFYNGEQCLGGGTIDQVFRNGERLTYVG
- a CDS encoding cysteine desulfurase NifS codes for the protein MERIYLDHAATSPVHPQVVEAMVPYMTTYFGNPSSIHSFGRETRRALDEARETIAKTIGAKANEIIFTSGGTEADNLAIIGVAMANRERGRHIITTSVEHHAVLKTCKYLQKQGFDVTYLPVDEHGIISVEQLKSALRDDTVLVSIMFGNNETGVLQPIHDIGQLLRDHDVYFHTDAVQAYGLVPIDVHELGIDSLSVSSHKINGPKGVGFLYVREGVRLTPHIYGGEQERKRRAGTENVPGIVGLQKAAELAQQTMSEKRALYEQFQRIMLTTFEREGIDYAVNGHETNRLPHVLNVAFFGTNVEALLVNLDLAGIAASSGSACTAGSIDPSHVLVAMYGNESDRIRSSVRFSFGYGNTLEQVERAAYDIAKIVKRLTKA
- a CDS encoding transcriptional regulator, translating into MKISTKGRYGLTIMIELAKRYGEGPISLKSIAQTNNLSEHYLEQLISPLRNAGLVKSVRGAYGGYILADEPSKITAGDVIRVLEGPLQVVEELEDEEPAKRELWMRIRDAVKEVLDSTTLEDLASHTDDHGDAYMFYI